From Elusimicrobiaceae bacterium, one genomic window encodes:
- a CDS encoding CCA tRNA nucleotidyltransferase, whose protein sequence is MIPRKHKELLQTIGQYADKLGLKAWVVGGAVRDFYLKKDTKDIDLTFEGSPESVAGFCVRMWGGEKHKFSQFNTYRVTLANGLKLDLVQARKEHYARPGALPQVTFSNIKDDLFRRDFTANAWALSILPKNFGASYDPFGAKKAIDSGVVKILHDKSFSDDPTRLYRAARFAGRFGWTIDRKTSQLMSDASREEYPFILSRERVRQEFVKILEEKKLPEVFAFLEQYELLPFIYPGLKWNDAILKGKSIEAKLGICACLLEASGPEFLISLHLPKELTHELIGAWSVVDSQKSPMAALSALQESIIRAVCPGLKRTALQPCFVKGRELRDMGLSGRKISSAMERFCKLQWAGRIANRDQALSFLK, encoded by the coding sequence ATGATACCGAGAAAACATAAGGAATTGTTGCAAACCATCGGCCAATATGCCGATAAATTAGGACTGAAGGCTTGGGTAGTTGGGGGAGCTGTCCGAGACTTTTATTTAAAGAAGGACACTAAAGACATTGATCTCACATTTGAAGGTTCACCTGAATCCGTTGCCGGATTTTGCGTGAGAATGTGGGGCGGGGAAAAACATAAATTTTCCCAGTTCAATACCTACCGTGTGACATTGGCAAATGGGCTGAAGTTGGATTTAGTACAAGCCCGTAAAGAACATTACGCCCGCCCGGGTGCTTTGCCACAGGTCACGTTTTCCAATATTAAGGACGACTTGTTCAGGAGGGATTTTACGGCCAATGCGTGGGCGCTGAGTATTTTGCCTAAAAATTTTGGCGCGTCTTATGATCCGTTTGGAGCGAAAAAGGCCATTGATAGCGGTGTCGTGAAAATTTTGCACGACAAGAGCTTTTCCGATGACCCGACACGTTTGTATCGTGCCGCCCGTTTTGCGGGCCGCTTTGGATGGACGATTGACCGGAAAACCTCCCAATTAATGAGTGATGCCTCCAGAGAGGAATATCCGTTTATTCTTTCTCGTGAGCGTGTACGCCAAGAGTTTGTCAAAATTTTGGAAGAAAAGAAACTGCCGGAAGTGTTTGCCTTCTTGGAGCAATATGAACTGTTGCCTTTTATTTATCCGGGTCTGAAATGGAACGATGCTATTTTAAAAGGCAAAAGCATAGAGGCCAAGTTAGGCATTTGTGCATGCTTGTTGGAGGCTAGCGGGCCGGAATTTTTAATTAGCCTGCATTTACCCAAAGAATTAACGCATGAACTAATCGGTGCGTGGAGTGTGGTAGATAGCCAAAAGTCTCCGATGGCGGCACTGTCTGCTTTACAGGAAAGCATTATCCGTGCTGTTTGCCCCGGCTTGAAACGTACGGCCTTACAACCTTGCTTTGTAAAAGGGCGTGAACTACGCGATAT
- a CDS encoding DNA alkylation repair protein, producing the protein MNIADVILQKLQSLADPKTAAIQLRFFKTGKGQYGEGDQFLGVSLPQTRRVVKQFFTHANWKDLEKLFASKWHEARACAVLILVAKFEKAQTDQERKEIFDFYIAHLTRVNNWDLIDISAYKIIGAYLADKEDKSILFKLAQSENLWEQRAAIVSTMFLVKRGEFGPTLTLAEQFFTHEHDLMHKSTGWLLREVGKKNECVLCKFLNKHAARMPRTMLRYSIEKLSPAQKKMYMGK; encoded by the coding sequence ATGAATATAGCCGACGTTATTTTGCAAAAATTACAATCTTTAGCCGACCCAAAAACGGCCGCCATTCAGTTGCGATTTTTCAAAACGGGTAAAGGCCAATACGGTGAGGGGGACCAATTTTTAGGTGTCAGCTTACCGCAAACAAGACGCGTGGTCAAACAGTTTTTTACGCACGCGAATTGGAAAGATTTGGAAAAATTATTTGCTTCTAAATGGCATGAGGCGCGTGCGTGTGCGGTGCTGATATTGGTGGCAAAATTTGAAAAAGCGCAAACGGATCAAGAACGAAAAGAGATTTTTGATTTTTATATTGCACATTTGACGCGGGTGAATAATTGGGATTTGATAGATATTTCCGCCTATAAAATAATAGGAGCGTATTTGGCAGATAAAGAAGATAAAAGCATTTTGTTTAAATTGGCACAAAGTGAAAACTTGTGGGAACAACGAGCTGCTATCGTCAGTACGATGTTTTTGGTTAAGCGAGGGGAATTCGGGCCGACGCTCACGTTGGCAGAGCAGTTTTTTACGCATGAGCATGACTTGATGCATAAGTCCACAGGGTGGCTCTTGCGCGAAGTGGGCAAAAAAAACGAATGTGTTTTATGCAAATTTTTAAACAAGCACGCCGCGCGTATGCCGCGCACGATGCTAAGGTATAGCATAGAAAAATTAAGTCCCGCGCAGAAGAAGATGTATATGGGGAAATAA
- a CDS encoding YebC/PmpR family DNA-binding transcriptional regulator yields the protein MGGHSHWAGIKHKKALVDAKKGKVFTKILREITIAAKMSGGNPDQNPRLRKAMDDARAANMPSDNVKRAIMKGTGQLPGVSYEEITYEGYGPGSTAVIVECTTDNKNRTFAEIRKIFTSRGGSIGTSGCVSYMFKSKGVIVINKDAIGEEELMDLALEAGAEDVRTEGDVYEVLTAPDASFDEVKKAIEAKGITPESAELTKLPDTEVNINDEHTAESLMKMMDELDDHDDTKNVYSNYNIPDDIMAKLDK from the coding sequence ATGGGTGGACATTCGCACTGGGCCGGTATTAAACACAAAAAGGCCCTCGTTGATGCTAAAAAAGGCAAAGTATTTACCAAAATTTTAAGAGAAATCACCATCGCCGCCAAAATGAGCGGCGGCAACCCTGACCAAAACCCCCGCTTGAGAAAAGCGATGGACGATGCTCGCGCGGCCAACATGCCGTCTGACAACGTCAAACGCGCTATCATGAAAGGTACCGGTCAATTGCCGGGTGTATCTTACGAAGAAATTACCTACGAAGGGTATGGTCCGGGTTCTACGGCTGTTATTGTGGAATGCACCACCGATAACAAAAACCGCACCTTCGCTGAAATCCGCAAAATTTTCACCAGCCGCGGCGGTTCTATCGGAACGTCCGGTTGTGTGTCTTATATGTTTAAAAGCAAAGGCGTAATCGTCATTAACAAAGATGCCATCGGTGAAGAAGAACTGATGGACTTGGCCTTAGAAGCCGGTGCCGAAGATGTGCGCACCGAAGGTGATGTGTATGAAGTCTTGACCGCACCCGATGCTTCCTTTGACGAAGTGAAAAAAGCCATTGAAGCCAAAGGCATTACTCCGGAATCTGCCGAGCTGACCAAACTGCCCGATACCGAAGTGAACATCAATGACGAACATACCGCTGAATCTTTGATGAAAATGATGGACGAACTTGACGATCACGACGATACCAAAAACGTCTACTCCAACTATAATATCCCCGATGATATTATGGCTAAATTAGACAAATAA
- the ruvC gene encoding crossover junction endodeoxyribonuclease RuvC, protein MNQKSSIVLGIDPGLDRTGWAVLSRDERAKLGLIACGLIHTQAGQDLPVRLNYIYSEFQKILAQYKPDQVAMEQNFFLKRAITMANTIMTRGVIILACEQAGKTISFYPPKRVKMQLCGCGSADKKQVQRMVQLTLNLDKAPSPDDVADAVAIGICHQKTAPLNNMINVKAAFLAKLKAAKEAQIKKK, encoded by the coding sequence ATGAATCAGAAATCTTCCATTGTTTTAGGCATAGATCCCGGTTTAGACCGCACCGGCTGGGCAGTACTCAGCCGTGATGAAAGAGCCAAACTGGGGCTCATTGCGTGCGGATTGATTCATACACAGGCAGGGCAAGATTTGCCCGTTCGCTTAAATTATATTTATAGCGAATTTCAAAAAATCTTGGCTCAATACAAGCCCGACCAAGTGGCTATGGAGCAAAACTTTTTCTTGAAACGCGCAATTACAATGGCCAATACCATCATGACACGCGGAGTGATTATTTTGGCTTGTGAACAAGCCGGCAAAACCATTTCCTTTTATCCACCCAAACGGGTAAAAATGCAATTATGCGGCTGCGGATCGGCTGACAAAAAACAAGTACAACGCATGGTACAACTAACCTTAAATTTAGATAAAGCTCCCTCTCCCGATGACGTGGCAGATGCCGTCGCTATCGGTATTTGTCACCAAAAAACCGCACCGTTAAACAACATGATAAATGTCAAAGCGGCCTTTTTGGCTAAGTTAAAAGCCGCCAAAGAAGCTCAAATCAAAAAGAAATAA
- a CDS encoding Holliday junction branch migration protein RuvA, with translation MIAYLKGQILEVNEESAIIVCGGVGYEVNLAKGSAQMLESGREATLYIAESISPYDGTVLYGFLSKEDKELWALFKSSIPNTGAKKALEYLNKALRSVADFHNAIIKRDPKILTGIFGFTSKTAEKLINSLKDKIDAITVQGSSKIKVLDEVPYMSDVLEALTALGYSAAESRRAIEQLYQEGISPNDKIEHIIKEALRVLKK, from the coding sequence ATGATTGCATACCTCAAAGGACAAATTTTGGAAGTCAACGAAGAAAGTGCCATTATCGTCTGTGGCGGAGTAGGGTATGAAGTAAACCTCGCCAAAGGCTCTGCTCAAATGTTGGAAAGCGGACGAGAAGCCACCCTTTACATAGCGGAATCTATCTCTCCGTACGATGGAACGGTTTTGTACGGATTTTTGTCTAAAGAAGATAAAGAACTTTGGGCTTTATTTAAAAGTTCCATTCCCAATACGGGTGCAAAAAAGGCATTAGAATATTTAAACAAGGCACTGCGTTCCGTAGCCGATTTTCATAATGCAATCATTAAGCGCGACCCTAAAATTTTAACGGGAATTTTTGGATTTACCTCCAAAACGGCAGAAAAACTGATTAACTCTTTGAAGGATAAAATAGACGCTATCACTGTGCAGGGCTCTAGTAAAATTAAAGTGCTTGATGAGGTCCCTTATATGAGTGATGTTTTAGAAGCCTTAACGGCTTTAGGTTATTCCGCCGCCGAAAGTCGCCGCGCTATTGAGCAGTTGTATCAAGAGGGTATCAGCCCCAACGATAAAATTGAGCATATCATTAAAGAAGCTTTACGGGTATTGAAAAAATGA